Proteins from one Terriglobales bacterium genomic window:
- a CDS encoding bifunctional 5,10-methylenetetrahydrofolate dehydrogenase/5,10-methenyltetrahydrofolate cyclohydrolase has protein sequence MSAKILDGNKIAAAIKAEVQEQVHKLAEAGARPGLAVILAGHNPASEIYVRSKVKTCEEMGIYSEKLTPPDTVTTEELLESVHELNRRDEIDGILIQLPLPPQVDEKKVLLAVSPEKDVDGFHPVNVGNLSTKRPGLVPCTPAGCIEILKRSAIAIEGQNAVVVGRSDIVGKPVAMLLLNHNATVTVCHSKTGDLPGLCHTADILVAAIGRPGFVTRDFVKPGAAVIDVGINRITDKAEFEKFFKGNTQRERQFAEKGSTLVGDVHPQVAEVAGALTPVPGGVGPLTIAMLMSNTVKAMKLRRGQAKPQMVGSR, from the coding sequence ATGTCTGCAAAAATATTGGATGGCAACAAAATAGCCGCAGCCATCAAGGCTGAAGTTCAGGAACAGGTGCATAAGCTGGCAGAAGCCGGCGCGCGCCCCGGGCTGGCTGTGATCCTGGCCGGTCACAACCCAGCTTCAGAAATTTATGTTCGCAGCAAGGTAAAGACCTGCGAAGAAATGGGCATCTACAGCGAGAAGCTCACGCCCCCTGATACGGTGACTACCGAGGAGTTGCTGGAGAGCGTGCATGAGTTGAACCGGCGCGACGAGATTGATGGCATCCTGATTCAACTGCCGTTGCCGCCGCAGGTGGATGAAAAAAAAGTTCTGCTGGCAGTTTCTCCGGAAAAAGATGTGGATGGATTTCATCCCGTGAATGTCGGCAATCTTTCCACCAAGCGTCCCGGATTGGTGCCCTGCACGCCGGCGGGCTGCATCGAAATCCTGAAGCGCAGCGCAATCGCCATAGAAGGGCAGAACGCAGTCGTGGTGGGCCGCAGCGATATCGTAGGTAAGCCGGTCGCCATGCTGCTGCTCAACCACAACGCCACGGTGACGGTCTGCCACTCGAAAACGGGCGACTTGCCTGGGCTCTGCCACACAGCCGACATTCTGGTTGCCGCTATCGGACGTCCCGGTTTCGTCACGCGCGACTTTGTAAAGCCGGGGGCGGCAGTGATTGATGTCGGAATTAACCGCATCACCGACAAGGCCGAGTTTGAAAAATTCTTTAAGGGAAATACCCAACGCGAGCGCCAGTTTGCCGAAAAGGGCTCGACCCTGGTGGGCGACGTTCATCCCCAGGTTGCCGAAGTTGCCGGCGCGTTGACGCCGGTGCCGGGTGGAGTTGGGCCTCTGACCATTGCCATGCTGATGTCCAATACGGTCAAAGCCATGAAGCTGCGCCGGGGCCAGGCGAAGCCCCAGATGGTGGGGTCGCGCTAA